The Bacillus carboniphilus genome contains a region encoding:
- a CDS encoding ABC transporter permease subunit has translation MYAIAKRECIQLLIGVKSIIIIVLLLATAYYSGKYADSWISVMEIEGTSEEAKSIHYAGVSVFFLLLGPLFVTTLSHDSINRELQNRTMRFLVTKTSKSSILLGKFLGGWMFWFICLTVSYLLIRFFSETLDVFLFFQNLSLLTYQVAFTILLSVWISKPSLTMFLSIVIGIMTPVFALWSFASSHWLSWINVITPFYYLYRDDYTFIVIYLLTAIILYLAYWLFKRREF, from the coding sequence ATGTATGCCATAGCAAAAAGAGAATGCATTCAATTATTAATTGGGGTGAAGTCAATCATTATCATTGTACTATTGCTCGCAACAGCCTATTATTCTGGAAAGTACGCTGATTCATGGATTTCGGTAATGGAGATTGAGGGTACATCAGAAGAAGCCAAGAGTATTCATTATGCTGGTGTAAGCGTCTTCTTTTTACTGTTAGGCCCTTTGTTTGTGACGACTCTCTCACACGATAGTATCAATCGAGAGTTGCAAAACAGGACCATGAGATTTTTAGTAACAAAGACGTCAAAGAGTTCAATTTTATTAGGGAAATTTTTAGGAGGATGGATGTTCTGGTTTATTTGTTTGACAGTTTCATATCTGCTGATTCGTTTTTTTTCAGAAACCCTTGATGTGTTCCTCTTTTTTCAAAATTTAAGCTTATTAACTTATCAAGTAGCTTTCACCATTTTACTTTCTGTATGGATTTCAAAACCAAGCTTAACGATGTTTTTATCGATTGTAATTGGAATAATGACACCTGTCTTCGCATTATGGTCATTTGCATCTTCTCATTGGTTGAGTTGGATAAATGTCATCACACCTTTTTATTATTTATATCGAGATGATTATACTTTTATTGTCATCTATTTATTAACGGCTATCATTCTTTATCTTGCTTATTGGTTGTTTAAAAGGAGGGAGTTCTAA